The stretch of DNA CAGCGTGCTCGCGGGCGACAGATGATAGAGCAGGCTGAAGCGCGGAAGGAGAGCGGTAAAGCTGCGCTTGGCGGTATAGGTGGCCCCGGCCGTGTCGACCAGTGGCAGCAGCGGGCGGCCGTAGAGCGGCGCATTGGGCTGCTGCGCGGCATAGCCCGAGCGCCGGTCCTCGATCAGCAGCCGAGCGCCGGCTAGAAGTTCCAGGCGCGGCGCTGCCATCCAGCTCACATCGCCGAACAGCGACCAGGTCGTATTGCGGCCCGAGTTGCGGTACCAACTGGAATAAGGAATGACGGTCGCCAGCCCTCGCGACAGGAGCGCGGTTGCCCGCGATGCAGTGACCTGGTTGTTCGCATCGACACAGCCGAGCCCCGGGATCACATTGGCGGTGCACTGCAGATAGGTGCCGACCTCGGTGGAGAAGGGGACTGTCTGCGATCCGTTTTCGATGAACGCGTTCCAGCCGAAGATCGCCCGCCATTGAGCGTCACGATATGTGAAACGGCCTTCATGGCTTGCCTGCCAGCCTTTGGCCTGCTCGGCGAATTCCAGATACCATGCCGCCGACCCGTCGGCGTCGAACACCTCGCGCGAATTGAACCGGCGATAGCCATTGGTCGTCGTGAAGGACCAGCCATCGGCGATGTCCGCGGTCACCGTGAGGTTCACATCATAGACGTGGCGGTCGATCCCGAGCTTATCGCCGCCGAGCACTGCCCCGGAGGCTAGCGAGCCACCGAGATAGGCTGCTCCGAAGATACCTTGCGCCGCCGTCGGGCCAAGCCGCCGCGACAGGAAGGGCGTTCCGGAATTGCGCTGTCGGTCGTAGGTAAGAACGAGATCCGCGGAAAGACTCTCCGTCGGCTGAAAATGGAGAGCGCCGCGCAGCCCGAGCTGGTCCTGCGCGTAGAGATCATCCTGGCCCGGCGCGAGATTTGGGACGTAGCCATCGCGCTTTTTCCACTGCCCCGCGACGCGAGCGGAGATCCGCTCGGAACCGATGTTGATGAAGCCTTCCTCGCGCAGGGCGCCGAGATTGCCGATAGCGCTCGTGAGGCCGGCCGAGAAACCCGGCCGCGCAAGATTGGGGACCAGGCTTACCGCGCCGATCGTGGCGGCCGTGCCGAACAACGTCGCCTGCGGTCCCTTGGCAACCTCGATCCGTGCAAGGTCGAAGAGGCCTTGATAGGCGCCGCGCGCGCGGGAGATGTCGACCCCGTTATAGTAGACACTAACGCGCGGCGGCTGCTGCGCGGAGCCATTGTCCGACGTGATGCCGCGGATCACGAAACCGGGGCTATGCGGGCTTTGGATCTGGATATTGAGGCCCGGCACATAGGCCGAGAGTTCGCCGATGTCAGTCACCCCGAGCTCCTGGAGGCGCGGCCCGGTCGCGACCGAAAGGGTGATCGGCACATCCAGGTCGCGCTGCTCGATCTTCTGCGCGGTGACGATGATAGGGGCAGCCACGGCGGTCTGCTCGGCGGCCCGAGCAAGGGCCGGATAGCTCGACGGGACGAGGGCGACTGTAAGGGCGAGAAGGCGGCGCATGCTGTCTTTCAAAAATCGAAGTGGTTCCAGGGCCGGGGTGCTGGCCTTCAGGCATTCACGGCCTTGAACGGCACCACCGTCGAGGCCGTGCTGTCCGCCGCTATCCCGTGGTCGGTCTCGATACGATCACGTCCCAAGGTCTTGGCTCGGTAGCATGCCTGATCGGCGCGGCGCATGAGGTCGGCTAGGCTGTCGCCCGCCTGGTATTGCGAAATGCCCGCGCTGAAGCTGAAGGTGGGCAGGTCGGCATGGCCATGCTCTCGCGTATGGGCGCGGATAGCCTCGACGATAAGACCCGCCGCGGGTGCAGTGACCCGATTGAGCAGGATCACGAATTCCTCGCCGCCGGTGCGCGCAAGATGGGCGGACTTGGGCGCCGTGCTGCGCAGGATATCGGCGAAGGCCTGGATGACCCGGTCGCCCATATCATGCCCAAAGCAGTCGTTGATCCGTTTGAAATGGTCGAGGTCGATCATCACGGCACAGAGCTGACGCTTGCCGATTGGAGCCGATGCCAGCAGCGCCAGCGCCTGACGGTCGAAACCGCGGCGATTGAGGAGGCCCGAGAGATGGTCGGTCTCCGCCGTGCGCACATATTCCTGAATGGTCGTCTGGATGACGATCAGCAGAACGGTGAGCCCGGCAGCCGTCAGTAGGATGGCCGTGCTGGCTTGGGAATAAAGCGCATAGGCGCTCCCTGCATAGTCTCTTGCGGTTTGGCCCGATCCCAGGGCGGCAGCAACGAAGGGTTTGATGAAAAAGTTGAGACCGCTCAGCAGAAACAGCCCGGCCAGGGTGTGGTTGAGCTGGCCCTTGCCGGTGCGAAAGGCCGTATGGCTGCACAGGAGAATGCCGAGGGCCAAGGGCAGCTGGAAGGCCAGCTCATAAATGAGATCGTCTCGCGTCCCGCCCCAGATCGCAATGCGCGTGATCAGGCCCAGCACGGCAAGAGTAGCGATCGCTGTCCAGGGTGGGCGCTTGCGATGAAAGATGCTGAGCGCTGCCGCCATGGCGAGGAAACCGCCCAACAGCGCCATGTAGCTCGCCAGCATGAAGGGCGCGGGATAATCGGTCAGCCGGATCGCGATCTCGCTGATCGGCGTCACCATGCCCAAAAGGTAGCTGACCCCGAACGCGATGACCGGACGTTGTCCCCGACTGATGCGGGCGATCAGGAAATAGCTGAGCGCGAAGAGGCCTGCCACCACCGCATTGACGATCAGCAGAACCACTGCCCCATTCATACGCACACGAACCCTTTGCCTTGCGGCAAGGGTAAGCGAGTCTGGTTAACATTATCCTGATCCCGCAGTGTTCGGCCTACGTGCGCAGCTCCCGTTTTCGCGGGATCGCGATGGGTGATCGCCAGAGTCTAAATCCGCAGGGTCAGTGAGCCCAAATTTCTTCAGGCCTCTGTTTCCTTTCCTTTTTTTATATCTTGAATCTGCGTTTGCCGAAATTACGTCTGGGGTGCCGGACGCCGTTCGGGTCCGGTTGGACATAGAGAGCGTCGGCTCTACTGTACCGGCGCTTCTCATGCCCAAATTGCTCAACCGGAGGATTTGGAAATGAGAACCAATTTTGACTTTGCGCCCTATCGGCGCTCCACCGTCGGCTTCGACCGACTCTTCGATCTGCTCGAGACGGGCATGCGGGGCGATGGCTCCGATGGCTATCCACCGTTCGACATTCTGCGGAACGGCGAGGACAGCTATCAGATCACGCTAGCCCTGGCGGGTTTCCGTCCCGAGGACGTCGAGGTCGTGGCCCAGCAGAACCAGCTCACCGTCACGGGCAAGCGCGCCGATGACGACGGCAAGAGCGAGTATCTGCACCGCGGCATTGCCGCGCGGGCCTTCGAACGCCGCTTCCAGCTCGCCGATCATATCGAAGTCGGCGAGGCTTCCTTCGACAATGGTCTTCTGACCATTGCCCTCAAGCGCGTCGTGCCCGAGGCGATGAAGCCCCGGCGTATCGCGATCGGCGGGTCGTCCCCCGAGCCCGCGCAGATCGAGACGCAGCACCAGGAAGCCAAGGCGGCCTGATCTCGCGCTCCAAGTGGTTCTGCCGGCGTCGTTCCTTCGGGAACGGCGGCCGGCAGGCCATACCCCACAATCCAGCCTCAAAAGGAGATGATCATCATGTCTCTTCGTGATCTCATTCCCTGGAGCCGGCAGGAAAACCGGCTACCCGCGGTCGTAGGCGCCGAGCCGGAGCGGGATCGGACCACCCATCCGCTCATGTCGCTTCACCGCGATGTGAATCGCCTGTTCGACGATCTGTGGCGGGGCCTGCCTTCGTCGCTCACGGCCTTTGGCCATGTCATCGACTATCCGCGTATCGAACTCAGCGAAACCGACAAGGACATCCGCGTCACGGCCGAACTGCCCGGCCTGGACGAGTCGCAGGTCGATCTCTCGATCGCGGACGGCGTCCTCGCCTTGAAGGGCGAGAAGAAGTCCGAGCTCGAGGACAAGGATCGCGGCTATTCGGAACGGAGCTATGGCCGGTTCGAAAGGCGGATTCACCTGCCCAAGGGCGTGGAATCCGACAAGGCGCAGGCCAGCTTCAGCAACGGCGTGTTGACCGTCACCATCCCGCGCAAGGAGGGAGACGTCGACAGCGTCCGGCGCATTCCGATCAACAAGAACTGACCAGGAAGAGAGGGCGGCCCGATCGGGCCGTCCTCATCTTGGAGGATAGGATGGCAACGCAACCAAGTCTGACCAGTCCGCCACCCGCCGCCCCCGGGGTGCGGCCGACTCCCAAAGGGGCCAACGACAATGAAGATGCGACCGCCATTGAGCCCACATGGCAGCGCTATACGAGCGCGCTGCCGCTTGATGCGCAGGCGATCATCGAGCCCGATCCCTATGCCGACCACCCCGGACGCGCGCGGCGGGGTCGCTGGCGCTTACGTTTTAGAGAGCGGTTCGCGCCCTCGCCCGATCCGCTGACGGGATGGACCGGGGCAGGAGATCCACTGTCTTCCCTGATGCTCGAATTTGCCACGCGCGAGGCTGCGGAGGCCTATTGCCGTGGGCGCGGGCTGAGCTTCGTCACCCATGACAAGCCCCGCCGGCGCCCCGTCCAGCCCGCCCTTCAGGCCTTCCAGTATAGCGCCATGGCGCCGCTTTGCTGCTGGCCCACGGGGCCGCATGCCCGGTGTTGCGGAAACTACCCGGTGCTTCCAGATCCCGGCGCCGTTCAAGGCAAAGGCACCGCAGCCGATCCGCATCACCAACCGGGCCTGTCATGAAGCGTAGGGGGCTTTTTATCGGTGCCCTCGGCTGTGCCTTGCTGGCTGTCCTCCTGCTCGGCTGGGGGTTCTCATGGGGCGGGGCAGCGCGGGATATCCCTCCCGTTTCCGCAGCCGAGCCTGTGCCGATCAGCCGGCTCACCGTCGCTCCGCTGGTCAAGCGCATCTCGCCGGCAGTGGTGAACATCGCGGTGGCCTACCCCTCCCCCTATGCGCAAAATCCCCTGCTTCGCGATCCCTATTTTCGCCGTCATTTCGGGGTCCCGGACGTGGCGCTCGAGCCGCGCCTGTCCGCCGGCTCGGGGGTCATCGTTGATGCCGCACGCGGGCTGGTTCTGACCAACGCCCATGTCGTCAAGGACGGCCTCGTGATCGTCGTCATGCTCCAGGACCAGCGCAAGCTGGAAGCCCGGCTGGTCGGCGTCAGTCCCGACGCGGACATCGCGGTTTTGCAGATTCCGGCTCGGAACCTGAAAGCCGCGCCGCTTGCCAGTGCCGATACCGCCGAGGTCGGCGACTATGTCGTCGCAGTCGGCAATCCCTTCGGCCTCGGGCAAACCGTCACGGCAGGGATCGTCAGTGCGCTGGGCCGCGGCCTGACGCCGCAAAGCCCGGTCGGCCTCATCCAGACCGATGCACCGATCAATCCAGGCAATTCCGGAGGGCCGCTCATCAACATGCGCGGGGAGGTGATCGGCATCAACACGGCGATCCTGGCGCCGTTCGAGGGCAATGTCGGCATCGGTTTCGCGGTTCCCGCCTCGGTGGTCCGGGACGTCCTGCGGCAAGCGCGCTCCTGACTCTTTAGCGAGCGGTGCCCGGCTTGGGCGCGACGCGAATCTGATTGCGGCCTCCGGTCTTGGCCGCATAAAGCGCCTCATCGGCGGCCTTGAGCGCAGCCCGCGGGTCGGTATGATCGAAGACGTCAGCCACGCCCGCGGAGAAGGTAATCTGGCCGAAGGGCTCGTCATTGTGCCGGTTGACCAGACGCCGCTCGGCGAGGCTCTCGCGCAGCCGGTCAAGGCGCTCCTTGGCTTCGGTAAGGGTGCACCCCCTGAAGAGCATCACAAATTCCTCGCCGCCATGGCGTGAGACGTGGCATTTGTCGTCCGAAATTCCGGACAGAAGATCAGCGATCAGGCGCAGCACCCGGTCACCCGCCTCGTGGCCATGGGTATCGTTGATGCGCTTGAAATGGTCGATATCGCAAAAAGCCAGGACCAGCGGGTCGAGCGCTGCGCGGGCGGCCTTGTGCTCGCGCTCGAGCACGGCTTCGAAGGCGCGGCGATTGGGCAGACCGGTAAGATGGTCGACTTCCGCGTCGCGCTGGGCTTTTTCCAGACTGCGGCGTAGGCCTTTCGCTTCGGATTCGCTGGTGCGCATTTCGGCTTCGAGGCTGCGTCTTTTCCAGCATGGCCTTGGCGAGATCAGCTAGGGTCGAGATGATCTGACCGGTTTGCTGGACGCCCGCGAGGTCGGCCACCTGCTGTTCGAGCTCGTCACCGTAATTCGATGTCGCATGCCGGGCCGCGGTCGTGTTCTTCGAGAACGTGTCGAGTGTCTGCTCGAGACGTACCATCAACTGCTTGATCTCGCCCGGCGCTTCATCCGACTTGGCAGCCGCGGTAACCTCGTCGAGCCACGCCTGCGTCACGGTCCCGCCGTCCGCCAGGCGCTGCATGACCTTGCGCGCGAGCCCCGGATTGCTTCCGCTCGCGATGCCGTGGGCGACCACCAGATTATCCGGGCTGATCTCCAGGCCATGATCGAGCAGGAATGCAGCGATCTCGTTCAGGACATGGTGGCGCGCGGAAAGATGCTGGTCCTCCGTGTTGGCACCGGGACGAGGCGCGCTTGTCTCGTCTCCGCTATGCCTCGATCCGAGCCAGCCAAGCCATTTGCGTGGCGATCGAGAAGATGCATCGATATCCGTCAAATATGCCCCCAATCCGGCGCGCCCGGCATTCGCCCCTGCCTTGCCCTGCTCGCCGCCTTCCCCCGGGAGGCTCGCACGCATTGGCGAGCCGGCAAGTGCCGCGCACCAAATACAGTTTTGCCATTTTCCGCAACAGCGATCTACTCGTTCTGCCGCAGGATTAGCGGAAAATAATAGTAGGAATGATGCTTCATCCATCAGAAATCATCTGTCAGCGCTCAACTGCCTTGCCTCGCAAAAACTAGGCCCGAGCCGCTCCCCAAGGTGGCCATTGTCGACCCGCTTGACTCCGCGGCGTAGGCGGGTTTTCTTCAAGTTGAGGCATTCCGCGAGGGTGAGGTGTCGACGCATGCGGCCGAATCATTTCCAGTAGACCCGTCCGCGAGACTCTTCATCACGGACGACCTAAGCGCACGTCCGCGCAACCGGCATCGGCCCGGCGCTGAACGCCTTGCGGTCCGCCAGCTTCTCGGGAAAATGGTCGATGCCCCCGACGAGGTGATGCCGCGCATGGTGGCCCATGCCCTCGAACTCACCCAGGCTA from Sphingomonas bisphenolicum encodes:
- a CDS encoding TonB-dependent receptor, with protein sequence MRRLLALTVALVPSSYPALARAAEQTAVAAPIIVTAQKIEQRDLDVPITLSVATGPRLQELGVTDIGELSAYVPGLNIQIQSPHSPGFVIRGITSDNGSAQQPPRVSVYYNGVDISRARGAYQGLFDLARIEVAKGPQATLFGTAATIGAVSLVPNLARPGFSAGLTSAIGNLGALREEGFINIGSERISARVAGQWKKRDGYVPNLAPGQDDLYAQDQLGLRGALHFQPTESLSADLVLTYDRQRNSGTPFLSRRLGPTAAQGIFGAAYLGGSLASGAVLGGDKLGIDRHVYDVNLTVTADIADGWSFTTTNGYRRFNSREVFDADGSAAWYLEFAEQAKGWQASHEGRFTYRDAQWRAIFGWNAFIENGSQTVPFSTEVGTYLQCTANVIPGLGCVDANNQVTASRATALLSRGLATVIPYSSWYRNSGRNTTWSLFGDVSWMAAPRLELLAGARLLIEDRRSGYAAQQPNAPLYGRPLLPLVDTAGATYTAKRSFTALLPRFSLLYHLSPASTLFATISQGRRSPAVQLSAASGPVPDLSIVPAETVWNYEAGLKIARGAVSGAVSVYYDRYRNFQVTVLDVSSGAVRIDNAGSAGNAGVEAELDVRPVRGVRFFGNMAYTGARIDDRPANGIYAGDRFRLQPRWQAAAGMMIEHSVSDAVSLFAAPNVTYRSKLYFELPNSEAISQSAVTLINARAGARLWSDRLEIAGFVRNLTDRRYLLDAGNVGGSFGYPTFIPAEPRTFGIEISARY
- a CDS encoding GGDEF domain-containing protein, which encodes MVLLIVNAVVAGLFALSYFLIARISRGQRPVIAFGVSYLLGMVTPISEIAIRLTDYPAPFMLASYMALLGGFLAMAAALSIFHRKRPPWTAIATLAVLGLITRIAIWGGTRDDLIYELAFQLPLALGILLCSHTAFRTGKGQLNHTLAGLFLLSGLNFFIKPFVAAALGSGQTARDYAGSAYALYSQASTAILLTAAGLTVLLIVIQTTIQEYVRTAETDHLSGLLNRRGFDRQALALLASAPIGKRQLCAVMIDLDHFKRINDCFGHDMGDRVIQAFADILRSTAPKSAHLARTGGEEFVILLNRVTAPAAGLIVEAIRAHTREHGHADLPTFSFSAGISQYQAGDSLADLMRRADQACYRAKTLGRDRIETDHGIAADSTASTVVPFKAVNA
- a CDS encoding Hsp20 family protein, encoding MRTNFDFAPYRRSTVGFDRLFDLLETGMRGDGSDGYPPFDILRNGEDSYQITLALAGFRPEDVEVVAQQNQLTVTGKRADDDGKSEYLHRGIAARAFERRFQLADHIEVGEASFDNGLLTIALKRVVPEAMKPRRIAIGGSSPEPAQIETQHQEAKAA
- a CDS encoding Hsp20/alpha crystallin family protein; protein product: MSLRDLIPWSRQENRLPAVVGAEPERDRTTHPLMSLHRDVNRLFDDLWRGLPSSLTAFGHVIDYPRIELSETDKDIRVTAELPGLDESQVDLSIADGVLALKGEKKSELEDKDRGYSERSYGRFERRIHLPKGVESDKAQASFSNGVLTVTIPRKEGDVDSVRRIPINKN
- a CDS encoding NADH dehydrogenase ubiquinone Fe-S protein 4 — protein: MATQPSLTSPPPAAPGVRPTPKGANDNEDATAIEPTWQRYTSALPLDAQAIIEPDPYADHPGRARRGRWRLRFRERFAPSPDPLTGWTGAGDPLSSLMLEFATREAAEAYCRGRGLSFVTHDKPRRRPVQPALQAFQYSAMAPLCCWPTGPHARCCGNYPVLPDPGAVQGKGTAADPHHQPGLS
- a CDS encoding trypsin-like peptidase domain-containing protein; translation: MKRRGLFIGALGCALLAVLLLGWGFSWGGAARDIPPVSAAEPVPISRLTVAPLVKRISPAVVNIAVAYPSPYAQNPLLRDPYFRRHFGVPDVALEPRLSAGSGVIVDAARGLVLTNAHVVKDGLVIVVMLQDQRKLEARLVGVSPDADIAVLQIPARNLKAAPLASADTAEVGDYVVAVGNPFGLGQTVTAGIVSALGRGLTPQSPVGLIQTDAPINPGNSGGPLINMRGEVIGINTAILAPFEGNVGIGFAVPASVVRDVLRQARS
- a CDS encoding GGDEF domain-containing protein → MRTSESEAKGLRRSLEKAQRDAEVDHLTGLPNRRAFEAVLEREHKAARAALDPLVLAFCDIDHFKRINDTHGHEAGDRVLRLIADLLSGISDDKCHVSRHGGEEFVMLFRGCTLTEAKERLDRLRESLAERRLVNRHNDEPFGQITFSAGVADVFDHTDPRAALKAADEALYAAKTGGRNQIRVAPKPGTAR